A genome region from Mycobacterium florentinum includes the following:
- a CDS encoding TetR/AcrR family transcriptional regulator — translation MAPPRKHETDVILDAARALVLEGGPRAASVAAIAKSSGAPAGTLYHRFGNRDGILAAAWLRALERFQSRAMAASEADAAATPADTAVAMAVASISFARELPEDARLLLTIRPADLLDEEPDAKFQETVAAMNAPLTERVGVLARKLYGRKDSRSVDAVARAIVDLPYAVVRRHARDEPMPSWLEADVAVSVRAVLDGFGERA, via the coding sequence ATGGCACCTCCGCGGAAGCATGAAACCGATGTGATCCTCGACGCAGCCCGAGCGCTGGTGCTCGAGGGCGGACCGCGCGCGGCCAGTGTCGCGGCGATCGCGAAATCCAGCGGCGCGCCGGCCGGCACGCTGTATCACCGCTTCGGCAACCGCGACGGCATTCTGGCGGCGGCGTGGCTGCGCGCACTGGAGCGTTTCCAGTCCCGGGCGATGGCGGCCTCAGAAGCCGACGCGGCGGCTACGCCGGCCGACACCGCGGTCGCGATGGCCGTTGCCTCGATCAGCTTCGCGCGTGAGCTTCCCGAGGATGCCCGGCTGCTGTTGACCATCCGTCCGGCCGATCTGCTCGACGAGGAGCCCGACGCGAAATTTCAGGAGACCGTCGCCGCGATGAACGCGCCGCTGACCGAAAGGGTCGGGGTGCTGGCCCGAAAGCTATATGGCCGCAAGGATTCCCGATCCGTCGATGCCGTCGCCCGCGCGATCGTCGACCTGCCCTATGCCGTCGTGCGCCGCCACGCCCGCGACGAGCCGATGCCGTCCTGGCTGGAGGCCGATGTGGCGGTGTCGGTGCGTGCGGTGCTAGACGGCTTTGGCGAACGCGCGTAG
- the pssA gene encoding CDP-diacylglycerol--serine O-phosphatidyltransferase, with protein sequence MTNRIRGRAVNLQILPSAMTVLSICAGLTSIKFALEHQPKAAMALIAAAAILDGLDGRVARILDAQSRMGEEIDSLADAVNFGVTPAIVLYVTLLSTSPAGWIAVLLYAVCVVLRLARFNALQDDGSRPAYAHEFFVGMPAPAGAISMIGLIGLKLQFGDGWWSSTVFLCLWIAGTSILMISKIPMRKMHAAAVPPNWAAPLLAILAICAAAAVLAPYVLIWVIIIAYLCHVPFAVRNQRWLAAHPEVWDENREQRRAVRRANRRAQPNRRPIVRLGRTGGRSVARLGLRKPGGRLP encoded by the coding sequence ATGACCAACAGGATTCGGGGCCGGGCGGTCAACCTGCAGATCCTGCCCAGTGCGATGACGGTGCTGTCCATCTGTGCGGGGCTGACCTCGATCAAGTTCGCCCTCGAGCATCAGCCGAAGGCGGCGATGGCGCTGATCGCCGCGGCGGCGATTCTCGACGGGCTGGACGGCCGGGTGGCCCGCATCCTGGACGCGCAGTCGCGGATGGGTGAGGAGATCGACTCGCTCGCCGACGCGGTGAACTTCGGCGTGACCCCGGCGATCGTGCTCTACGTGACGCTGCTGTCGACGTCGCCGGCCGGCTGGATCGCGGTGCTGCTGTACGCGGTATGCGTCGTGCTGCGGCTCGCGCGGTTCAACGCGCTGCAGGACGACGGGTCCCGGCCCGCCTACGCGCACGAGTTCTTCGTCGGGATGCCGGCGCCGGCCGGTGCGATCTCGATGATCGGCCTGATCGGGCTCAAGCTGCAGTTCGGTGACGGCTGGTGGTCGTCGACGGTGTTCCTGTGCCTCTGGATCGCCGGGACGTCGATACTGATGATCAGCAAGATCCCGATGCGCAAGATGCACGCGGCGGCGGTGCCTCCGAACTGGGCGGCGCCGCTGCTGGCCATCCTCGCGATCTGCGCTGCGGCGGCGGTGTTGGCCCCGTACGTCCTAATCTGGGTCATCATCATCGCTTACCTGTGTCACGTCCCCTTCGCGGTGCGTAACCAGCGCTGGCTGGCCGCACACCCTGAGGTGTGGGACGAAAATCGCGAGCAACGGCGCGCGGTGCGGCGCGCCAACCGTCGCGCCCAGCCCAACCGCCGGCCGATTGTCCGGCTGGGGCGCACGGGCGGGCGCTCGGTGGCGCGGCTGGGGCTGCGTAAGCCGGGTGGACGATTGCCATGA
- a CDS encoding phosphatidylserine decarboxylase: MARRPRHSAEEDLSHQGPTVSARHMLELVRETVPPVHPAGLPFISAGLALALVGRNHRWPRRVGLLAAGACAGFFRHPPRVPPTRPGVVVAPADGVVCLVDSAAPPAELSMGDAPLPRVSIFLSILDAHVQRAPVGGEVIAVQHRPGRFASADLPPASDENERTSVRIRTELGAEVVAVQIAGLVARRIVCNAHVGDKLSIGDTYGLIRFGSRLDTYLPPGARPIVAVGQRAVAGETVLAELR, translated from the coding sequence GTGGCACGACGCCCCCGCCATTCCGCTGAGGAAGACCTGTCCCATCAGGGCCCGACGGTCAGCGCACGGCACATGCTCGAGTTGGTGCGCGAGACCGTTCCGCCGGTGCATCCCGCGGGGCTGCCGTTCATCTCCGCCGGCTTGGCGCTGGCCCTGGTCGGACGCAACCACCGGTGGCCGCGCCGGGTCGGCCTGCTGGCCGCCGGTGCCTGCGCGGGGTTCTTCCGGCACCCGCCGCGGGTGCCGCCCACCCGGCCCGGTGTCGTGGTGGCCCCCGCCGACGGCGTGGTCTGCCTGGTCGACTCCGCGGCCCCGCCCGCGGAACTGAGCATGGGCGACGCGCCGCTGCCGCGGGTCAGCATCTTCCTGTCGATCCTGGACGCCCACGTGCAGCGCGCCCCGGTCGGCGGTGAAGTGATCGCCGTGCAGCACCGGCCCGGCCGCTTCGCGTCGGCCGACCTGCCCCCGGCGAGCGACGAGAACGAGCGCACCAGCGTGCGAATCCGCACCGAGCTCGGCGCCGAGGTGGTCGCGGTGCAGATCGCCGGGCTGGTCGCGCGCCGCATCGTGTGCAACGCGCACGTCGGGGACAAGCTGTCGATCGGTGACACCTACGGCCTGATCCGGTTCGGCTCCCGGCTGGACACCTACCTGCCGCCCGGCGCCCGGCCGATCGTGGCGGTCGGGCAGCGCGCGGTGGCCGGCGAGACGGTATTGGCCGAGCTGCGATGA
- a CDS encoding AAA family ATPase — protein MTDPGAGSGQLTLTARLNTSAVDSRRGVIRMHPNAVAALGIREWDAVSLTGSRTTAAVAGLAEAAIPVTTVLLDDVTLSNAGLREGSTVVVSAVTVYGARSVTLNGSSLAIQSITSATLRQALLGKVMTVGDAVSLLPRDLGPGTSTSAASRALASSVGISWTSELLTVTGVDPDGPVSVQPNSLVSWGDGVPVGTRAPRPQPVAVADPAIHVDDLKGSQVQAGKLSEWLKLALDEPHLLQTLGATTNLGVLVSGPAGVGKTTMVRAVCAGRRLVQLDGPEVGALAAEDRLKTVAAAVTAIRDGGGVLLITDADALLPATAEPVAALILAELRTAVATDGVALIATSALPDQLDPRLRSPELCDRELGLPLPDGATRKALLETILKSVPTGELNLDEIAVRTPGFVAADLAALVREAALRAASRASADGQPPKLNQDDLVGALSVIRPLSRSASEELTVGNVTLDDVGDMVEAKQALTEAVLWPLQHPDTFARLGVDPPRGVLLFGPPGCGKTFVVRALASTGQLSVHAVKGSELMDKWVGASEKAVRELFRRARDSAPSLMFLDEIDALAPRRGQSFDSGVTDRVVAALLTELDGIDPLRDVVVLGATNRPDLIDPALLRPGRLERLVFVEPPDAAARREILRTAAKSIPLSADVNLDDIAAELDGYSAADCVALLREAALTAMRRSIDAADVTGADLEAARKTVRPSLDPVQVESLRAFAKAV, from the coding sequence ATGACGGATCCCGGCGCGGGGTCCGGACAGCTGACGCTGACCGCCCGGCTGAACACCTCAGCCGTCGACTCGCGCCGCGGCGTCATCAGGATGCACCCCAATGCCGTTGCCGCCCTTGGTATCCGGGAGTGGGACGCCGTTTCGCTGACGGGATCGCGAACCACCGCGGCGGTAGCGGGACTCGCAGAGGCAGCCATCCCGGTGACCACGGTGCTGCTCGACGACGTCACGCTGTCCAACGCGGGGCTGCGCGAGGGCAGCACGGTTGTCGTCAGCGCGGTCACGGTGTACGGCGCGCGGTCGGTGACGCTGAACGGCTCGTCGCTGGCCATCCAATCGATCACCTCGGCCACCCTGCGTCAGGCGCTGCTCGGCAAGGTGATGACGGTAGGCGATGCGGTGTCGCTGCTGCCCCGCGATCTCGGCCCGGGCACCTCGACATCGGCGGCCAGCCGGGCGCTGGCATCGTCGGTCGGGATCAGCTGGACCTCGGAGCTGCTCACGGTCACCGGCGTGGATCCCGACGGACCGGTGAGCGTGCAGCCGAACTCGCTGGTCTCCTGGGGCGACGGGGTTCCGGTGGGCACCAGAGCACCTCGGCCGCAACCGGTGGCCGTCGCCGATCCCGCCATCCATGTCGACGATCTCAAGGGTTCCCAGGTGCAGGCCGGCAAGCTCAGCGAATGGCTCAAGCTGGCCCTCGACGAACCACACCTGCTTCAAACCCTGGGCGCCACCACGAATTTGGGCGTGCTGGTCTCGGGTCCGGCCGGTGTCGGCAAGACGACGATGGTGCGCGCGGTGTGTGCGGGCCGCCGGCTGGTCCAACTCGACGGCCCGGAGGTGGGCGCACTGGCGGCCGAAGACCGGCTCAAGACTGTGGCTGCCGCGGTGACCGCGATTCGCGACGGCGGCGGCGTACTGCTGATCACCGACGCCGACGCGCTGCTGCCGGCGACCGCCGAGCCGGTGGCCGCCCTGATCCTCGCCGAGCTACGCACCGCGGTGGCCACCGACGGCGTGGCGTTGATCGCCACGTCCGCGCTCCCCGACCAGCTCGACCCGCGGCTGCGCTCCCCCGAGCTGTGCGACCGCGAGCTCGGCTTGCCGCTGCCCGACGGCGCGACCCGCAAGGCGCTGCTGGAGACGATATTGAAGTCGGTGCCCACCGGCGAGCTGAACCTGGATGAAATCGCCGTCCGTACACCGGGTTTCGTTGCCGCCGATCTGGCCGCACTGGTGCGGGAGGCGGCGCTGCGAGCGGCATCGCGGGCCAGCGCCGACGGCCAGCCACCGAAGCTGAACCAGGACGATCTCGTCGGCGCGCTGTCGGTCATCCGGCCGCTGTCCCGCTCGGCCAGCGAGGAGCTGACCGTCGGCAACGTGACGCTCGACGACGTCGGCGACATGGTCGAAGCCAAGCAGGCGCTGACCGAAGCGGTGCTGTGGCCGCTGCAGCATCCCGACACCTTCGCGCGCCTCGGTGTCGATCCACCCCGCGGAGTGCTGCTCTTCGGGCCGCCCGGCTGCGGCAAGACCTTTGTGGTGCGGGCGCTGGCGAGCACCGGGCAGCTGAGCGTGCATGCGGTCAAAGGTTCCGAGCTGATGGACAAATGGGTGGGCGCCTCCGAGAAAGCGGTCCGCGAATTATTCCGGCGGGCAAGGGATTCCGCGCCCTCGCTGATGTTCCTCGACGAGATAGACGCGCTGGCACCGCGGCGTGGGCAGAGCTTCGACTCGGGCGTCACCGATCGGGTAGTGGCCGCGCTGCTCACCGAACTCGACGGCATCGACCCGCTGCGCGACGTCGTGGTGCTGGGCGCCACTAACCGGCCCGATCTGATCGATCCGGCGCTGCTGCGCCCGGGGCGCCTGGAGCGGCTGGTGTTCGTCGAGCCGCCCGACGCGGCCGCCCGCCGCGAAATACTGCGGACCGCAGCCAAATCCATTCCGCTAAGCGCCGATGTCAATCTCGACGACATCGCCGCCGAACTCGACGGCTACAGCGCCGCGGACTGCGTCGCCCTGCTGCGCGAGGCCGCGCTTACCGCGATGCGGCGCTCCATCGACGCCGCCGATGTGACCGGCGCCGACCTGGAAGCGGCCCGCAAAACCGTGCGGCCCTCGCTGGACCCCGTTCAGGTGGAGTCGCTACGCGCGTTCGCCAAAGCCGTCTAG
- a CDS encoding long-chain-fatty-acid--protein ligase, whose amino-acid sequence MTTTAARPVTEFMNDPIGFFGQSYTRMHSIGRDELEELQREAMGIRFREHYERIEMLRKLADRLGIKELNQFNDVVPLLFSHTTFKSYPAALVDKKRFDLMTKWLDKLTSYDLSGVDTNGCNGIDDWIDRLDAQTPLEVITSSGTTGTISILPKDKRGAEQGMTLWKICLFQTFGHEPTDAELNPVVDVVWPNFASGKLGHLRIANMIKRGFTGGDESRFHALYPGAVDTDLMFLASKMRAAASRGELDRLEIDPALAARKDEFIAMQARQAQDTEAFFTRLTEQLRGKRVFMTSAFGQMYDIARAGLDRGVRNVFAPDSAILTGGGMKGVVLPDDFMEVIQEFLGVDRIQVGYGFSESSTFHWGCSEGRYHVAPWVVPFVLDPETSEPLPRTGVQTGRAAVYDILLRAHWGGVISGDEVTIDWDLQCPCGQASLAFERDIMRYSEKQGVEDDRITCAATHEVHNEAVNFMKGVDL is encoded by the coding sequence ATGACGACTACGGCAGCGCGGCCGGTGACCGAGTTCATGAACGACCCGATCGGCTTCTTCGGCCAGTCCTACACCCGGATGCACAGCATCGGTCGCGACGAGCTCGAAGAGCTGCAACGCGAGGCCATGGGTATCCGGTTTCGCGAGCACTACGAGCGCATCGAGATGCTGCGCAAACTGGCCGACCGGCTCGGCATCAAGGAACTCAATCAATTCAATGATGTGGTGCCGCTGCTGTTCTCGCACACCACGTTCAAGTCGTACCCGGCCGCACTGGTCGACAAGAAGCGCTTCGACCTGATGACCAAGTGGCTGGACAAGCTCACCAGCTACGACCTTTCGGGCGTGGATACCAACGGCTGCAACGGGATTGACGACTGGATCGACCGGCTCGATGCGCAGACTCCGCTGGAGGTGATCACCTCCAGCGGCACCACCGGCACCATCTCGATCCTGCCCAAGGACAAACGCGGCGCCGAGCAGGGCATGACGCTGTGGAAGATCTGCCTGTTTCAGACCTTCGGCCACGAACCCACCGACGCCGAACTCAACCCGGTCGTGGACGTGGTGTGGCCGAACTTCGCCAGCGGCAAGCTCGGCCACCTGCGCATTGCCAACATGATCAAACGCGGCTTCACCGGTGGCGACGAGAGCCGGTTTCATGCGCTCTACCCGGGCGCGGTCGACACCGACCTGATGTTTCTGGCCTCCAAGATGCGCGCCGCGGCGTCGCGCGGCGAGCTGGACCGGCTGGAGATCGACCCGGCGCTGGCCGCCCGCAAGGACGAATTCATCGCGATGCAGGCGCGCCAGGCCCAGGACACCGAGGCGTTTTTCACCCGCCTGACCGAACAGCTGCGCGGCAAACGGGTCTTCATGACCAGTGCCTTCGGCCAGATGTACGACATCGCCAGGGCAGGCCTGGACCGCGGCGTGCGCAACGTGTTCGCCCCCGACTCGGCGATCCTCACCGGCGGGGGCATGAAAGGCGTTGTGCTACCTGATGATTTCATGGAGGTTATCCAGGAGTTCCTCGGTGTCGACCGCATCCAGGTCGGCTACGGCTTCTCCGAGTCGAGCACCTTCCACTGGGGTTGCAGCGAGGGCCGTTACCACGTCGCACCATGGGTCGTGCCGTTCGTACTCGATCCGGAGACCAGCGAGCCACTGCCGCGCACCGGCGTGCAGACCGGACGCGCGGCCGTCTACGACATCCTGCTGCGCGCGCATTGGGGCGGCGTCATCTCGGGCGACGAGGTCACCATCGACTGGGACCTGCAATGCCCCTGCGGCCAGGCCAGCCTCGCATTCGAGCGCGACATCATGCGTTACAGCGAGAAACAGGGTGTCGAAGACGACCGGATCACTTGCGCCGCAACACATGAGGTGCACAACGAAGCGGTGAACTTCATGAAGGGCGTCGACCTGTGA
- a CDS encoding DUF2867 domain-containing protein, giving the protein MERLPYIDEHAITVDANRAETWSALLRVMCRDPHDPATVPIGFVLDEAREPERLALKGRHLFAVYRWVFELDTDAAGRTRVRATTWAAFPGVHGKIYRALVIGTGAHRVVTRRTLKHIAAAALTAQAETGQTASDYTDVFEVGIGPGDVRTAEQMFRDALGSERGGGAVLWIHRRVLRFQLGPHPSPDHLIGWPIVHSDPDELVLTTSGPLMRGELTLRRQDGRRATLTTRVHYHRRAACVVWAVIGPLHRVVAPRLMARAAHPGQRRTVAT; this is encoded by the coding sequence ATGGAACGGTTACCCTATATCGATGAGCATGCCATAACAGTCGACGCGAATCGCGCAGAAACGTGGTCGGCACTGCTGCGGGTGATGTGTCGCGACCCGCACGACCCGGCCACCGTGCCAATCGGTTTCGTGCTCGACGAAGCACGCGAGCCCGAACGTCTCGCGCTCAAGGGCCGCCACCTGTTCGCGGTCTACCGGTGGGTGTTCGAGTTGGACACCGACGCCGCCGGCCGAACCCGGGTGCGCGCGACCACCTGGGCGGCCTTCCCGGGCGTGCACGGAAAGATCTATCGCGCCCTGGTCATCGGCACCGGCGCCCACCGGGTGGTCACCCGCCGGACGCTGAAACACATTGCGGCCGCGGCACTCACCGCACAGGCCGAGACCGGCCAGACCGCGTCCGACTACACCGACGTCTTCGAAGTCGGAATCGGGCCCGGCGATGTGCGCACCGCCGAGCAGATGTTTCGCGACGCGCTCGGCAGTGAACGGGGCGGAGGCGCGGTGCTCTGGATCCATCGTCGCGTCTTGCGATTCCAGCTGGGCCCGCATCCCTCGCCCGATCACCTGATCGGCTGGCCGATCGTGCATTCGGATCCCGACGAGCTCGTGCTGACGACGAGCGGGCCGCTGATGCGCGGCGAGCTGACGCTGCGACGCCAGGACGGTCGGCGCGCCACGCTCACCACGCGCGTGCACTATCACCGCAGAGCCGCCTGCGTGGTCTGGGCCGTGATCGGCCCGCTGCATCGGGTCGTGGCACCGCGGCTGATGGCGCGCGCCGCCCATCCCGGCCAACGACGGACAGTGGCGACATGA